Proteins found in one Vallitalea guaymasensis genomic segment:
- a CDS encoding S8 family peptidase — MDNNQKVDDRLNLAVDLTSAERQYTTNLNVGYDEEANTWELIVKYNGNIGDIPTIIALTEDIEQLTMDYAIVTIKQENIDQFASFPEIEYVEKPSSLYFNLDTSLRDACITSVQNVFPRLKGNGVLLGIIDSGIDYSHPDFRNEDGTTRIVTLWDQSIQGSPPEGFSAGTEYTAEQINEALSKNNRFEMLEVVPSDDFLGHGTHVAGIAGGNGRASNGQFIGVAPEAEYIIVKLGRRGQESFPSTTEIMRALVYVTRKAEELGKPISINLSFGNNYGPHDGKSLFETFIDSIASEWKNVISVGSGNEGSTALHTSGTLDEGDEEIVEIAVFTGEPNITIQLWKAYSDAINVSIQAPNGVSSGFISPTLGKQQFNLDGTRVLLYYGEPSPFNLDQQTYIELIPQTGDYVTEGVWKITLQADTIVSGNYDMWLPGSVGKDTKFLRPTIDTTLTMPSTATKVITVGAYDSSTGSLAPFSGRGYTRRSNTITVKPDLVAPGVNIVAAYPGGGYDSLSGTSMATPFVTGSAALLMEWGIVKGNDPYLYGEKVKSYLQRSARRNEELFDYPNNLWGYGTLCLANAFRGLGGVEIAESKDRIEEIRERIREGSDPEVCKQAVISEEYFDLLIEYESIEDIYERYNPECIQILDDQYAVVHIFIGGNDGCRGIIDRVNLSDIPHCFGPYAISALEDAGILTFHNQPYVPLRGGGVMIGIIDSGVDYTDSIFKYEDNTTKIKAIWDQTIQGSPPEGFIYGTEFTEEQINEALQAEDPLTIVPSVDETGHGTFLAGMSAGREDRANNFVGAAPDASIVVVKLKEAKRCLKDFYLIGDNLNSVYQNTDVIFAAKYIRELSVKLQMPLSMIIGVGSNQGAHDGSSITESYLQSIARRIGNTVTVAVGNESNLAHHYRGQFEEDDEFKNVEIKVPPNEPGFTFNIWSNAPDKISISITSPTGEFIDRIPATLAKKEEIKFLLERTTIYIEYQLSEGRTGDEVIFVRMEEPTEGIWTITVYGDLIVNGRIDVWLPRKDWVRDETQFLLPDPFTTITDPSSSIGLLSVGAYNHRSGSLYLSSGRGLTRDDVLKPDLVAPGVGVVGPMPDDTYGPMTGTSISAAITGGAAALLLEWGIIKGNDPTMDTGKVRNYLIRGAKRKRSIKYPNSEWGYGELDLLGAFQAIRGSK; from the coding sequence ATGGATAATAATCAAAAAGTCGATGATAGATTGAATCTAGCTGTTGATCTGACAAGTGCAGAGAGACAATATACCACTAATCTGAATGTGGGCTACGACGAAGAGGCTAATACTTGGGAACTAATTGTAAAATACAATGGTAATATTGGGGATATTCCTACAATAATAGCTTTGACAGAAGATATTGAACAGCTGACAATGGATTATGCTATAGTCACGATCAAACAAGAAAATATAGATCAATTTGCTTCCTTTCCAGAGATTGAGTATGTAGAAAAACCTAGCAGTCTATATTTTAATCTTGATACCAGTCTTAGAGATGCATGTATCACATCAGTCCAAAATGTTTTTCCACGTTTAAAAGGTAATGGCGTTTTATTAGGGATAATTGATTCTGGTATAGATTATTCCCATCCTGATTTTAGAAATGAAGATGGAACAACTCGTATAGTAACCTTATGGGATCAATCTATACAAGGTAGCCCACCTGAAGGATTTAGTGCAGGGACTGAATATACTGCTGAGCAAATAAACGAGGCACTTAGTAAGAATAATAGATTTGAAATGCTTGAAGTAGTTCCTTCTGATGATTTCTTAGGTCATGGAACCCATGTAGCAGGTATAGCAGGAGGAAATGGCAGAGCAAGTAACGGACAATTCATTGGAGTAGCACCTGAAGCAGAATATATCATTGTCAAGTTGGGCAGGAGAGGTCAGGAATCATTTCCAAGTACAACTGAAATTATGAGGGCATTGGTTTATGTAACAAGAAAAGCTGAAGAATTAGGAAAACCAATATCTATCAATCTGAGTTTTGGAAATAATTATGGTCCTCATGATGGTAAATCCTTATTTGAAACTTTTATTGATAGTATAGCCAGTGAATGGAAAAATGTTATTTCTGTTGGCTCTGGAAATGAAGGTAGTACAGCACTTCATACTAGTGGTACACTTGATGAAGGTGACGAAGAAATTGTTGAAATAGCAGTATTCACTGGAGAGCCTAACATAACTATTCAATTATGGAAAGCTTATTCGGATGCCATAAATGTTTCAATACAAGCACCTAATGGTGTGTCTTCAGGTTTCATTTCGCCTACTCTTGGTAAACAGCAATTTAACTTGGATGGAACCAGAGTTTTGTTATACTATGGTGAACCATCACCTTTTAACTTGGATCAACAAACATACATTGAATTAATTCCACAAACTGGGGATTATGTTACTGAAGGAGTATGGAAGATAACTCTTCAAGCTGACACTATAGTATCTGGTAATTATGATATGTGGTTACCTGGTTCAGTGGGAAAAGATACAAAATTTCTTAGACCTACCATAGATACCACTCTTACTATGCCTTCAACAGCAACAAAAGTAATAACAGTTGGAGCATATGACTCATCAACAGGAAGTTTGGCACCATTCTCTGGAAGAGGATATACTAGAAGGTCTAATACAATAACTGTAAAACCTGATTTAGTTGCACCAGGGGTCAATATAGTAGCAGCATATCCAGGCGGGGGTTATGATTCATTAAGTGGAACCAGTATGGCAACTCCATTTGTTACAGGGTCAGCAGCTTTGTTGATGGAATGGGGTATTGTAAAAGGTAATGACCCTTATCTGTATGGTGAAAAGGTAAAATCATATTTACAGAGATCTGCCAGGAGGAACGAAGAATTATTTGATTATCCTAATAATCTATGGGGGTATGGAACTCTTTGTTTAGCTAATGCTTTCAGAGGATTAGGGGGAGTTGAAATAGCTGAAAGTAAAGATAGGATAGAAGAGATTAGAGAAAGGATTCGTGAAGGGAGTGACCCGGAAGTATGTAAACAAGCAGTAATATCTGAAGAGTATTTTGATTTACTGATTGAATATGAGAGCATAGAAGATATATATGAGAGATATAACCCAGAATGTATACAGATATTGGATGACCAATATGCAGTAGTACATATATTTATTGGTGGTAATGATGGATGTAGAGGGATTATTGATAGAGTCAATCTAAGTGATATTCCACACTGCTTTGGACCATATGCAATAAGTGCGTTAGAAGATGCAGGTATATTAACCTTCCACAATCAGCCATATGTACCTCTTAGAGGTGGGGGAGTTATGATTGGAATAATTGATTCGGGAGTTGATTATACTGACTCAATATTCAAATACGAAGATAATACTACTAAAATAAAAGCTATCTGGGATCAAACTATACAAGGTTCACCACCAGAAGGATTCATATATGGAACAGAATTCACGGAAGAACAGATTAATGAGGCATTACAAGCAGAAGATCCATTAACTATTGTACCGTCTGTTGATGAAACCGGTCATGGAACTTTTCTAGCTGGTATGTCAGCTGGGCGTGAAGATAGAGCTAACAATTTTGTTGGAGCCGCTCCAGATGCATCAATAGTTGTAGTAAAATTGAAGGAAGCTAAGAGATGTCTAAAAGATTTTTACTTGATTGGGGATAATCTTAATAGCGTTTATCAAAATACAGATGTGATATTTGCAGCTAAATATATTCGTGAATTATCTGTTAAATTACAAATGCCGCTTTCAATGATAATTGGGGTAGGAAGTAATCAGGGAGCACATGACGGAAGTTCAATAACAGAGAGCTATTTACAGTCAATAGCTAGAAGGATAGGTAATACAGTAACGGTTGCTGTTGGAAATGAAAGTAATCTGGCACATCATTATAGAGGTCAATTTGAAGAAGATGACGAATTCAAGAATGTAGAGATAAAAGTACCACCTAATGAACCAGGATTTACCTTTAACATTTGGAGCAATGCACCTGATAAGATCTCAATATCCATTACATCACCTACAGGTGAATTCATTGATAGAATACCAGCTACACTAGCCAAGAAGGAGGAAATAAAATTCCTATTGGAGAGAACAACTATCTATATAGAGTATCAATTATCAGAAGGCAGAACTGGAGATGAAGTCATTTTTGTTAGGATGGAAGAGCCTACTGAGGGAATCTGGACCATTACTGTATATGGTGACCTGATAGTGAATGGGAGAATTGATGTTTGGTTACCTAGAAAAGATTGGGTAAGAGACGAAACCCAATTCTTATTACCAGATCCATTTACAACAATCACTGACCCATCATCAAGTATTGGACTTCTTTCAGTAGGAGCATATAATCATAGATCTGGAAGCTTATATCTTTCTTCAGGTAGGGGATTGACAAGAGATGATGTATTGAAACCAGATTTAGTAGCTCCTGGTGTAGGGGTAGTAGGTCCAATGCCAGATGATACTTATGGACCAATGACAGGAACTAGTATAAGTGCAGCGATTACAGGTGGAGCAGCAGCATTATTATTGGAATGGGGGATAATAAAAGGTAATGATCCTACAATGGATACAGGTAAAGTTAGAAACTATTTAATTAGAGGAGCTAAGAGAAAAAGGTCAATCAAATATCCTAATAGTGAATGGGGATATGGAGAATTAGATCTGCTTGGTGCTTTTCAAGCTATAAGAGGAAGTAAATAG
- a CDS encoding ABC transporter ATP-binding protein, translated as MNSIVSTKKLNFNYGEKTILKDLSINMEKGLFYSIIGPNGSGKTTLLKLLAGILPSNKNTVYIKNDDIHVIKQKEMAKRLSVVPQITDMQYEFSVFDIVMMGRTPYTSRFQKNTEEDIKIVNDAMKETGVIELKDKKITQLSGGELQRVILARAIAQETDIMLLDEPISHLDIGYQYEISELVHNLCKKKGITVINIVHDLNIAMRYSDKILMLKNGQVYRYGDPEDVITKETVKDVYSIDVELINHPILTDKKVIIK; from the coding sequence AACTATTTTAAAAGATTTGTCTATCAACATGGAAAAAGGTCTGTTCTATAGTATTATCGGACCTAATGGTTCTGGAAAGACTACTTTGTTGAAGTTATTGGCAGGTATATTGCCCTCTAATAAAAATACAGTCTATATAAAAAATGATGATATCCATGTCATCAAACAAAAAGAAATGGCTAAAAGATTATCAGTGGTACCACAAATAACGGATATGCAGTATGAATTCTCTGTTTTTGATATTGTCATGATGGGTAGGACTCCATATACTTCCAGATTCCAGAAGAACACTGAAGAAGATATAAAAATAGTTAATGATGCAATGAAAGAAACTGGAGTCATAGAATTGAAAGATAAGAAAATCACTCAGCTTAGTGGTGGAGAATTGCAAAGAGTCATTCTTGCTAGAGCTATAGCCCAAGAAACAGATATCATGTTGTTAGATGAACCCATATCCCATTTGGATATCGGATACCAATATGAAATAAGTGAGTTGGTTCATAATCTATGCAAGAAAAAAGGAATTACGGTTATAAATATTGTTCATGACTTAAATATAGCTATGAGGTATAGCGATAAGATATTGATGTTGAAAAATGGTCAAGTGTATAGATATGGTGATCCAGAGGATGTAATAACCAAGGAAACTGTTAAAGATGTATATTCTATAGATGTGGAGTTAATAAATCATCCCATTTTAACTGATAAAAAAGTAATAATTAAGTAA